A region of Shewanella psychromarinicola DNA encodes the following proteins:
- the proC gene encoding pyrroline-5-carboxylate reductase, translating into MSQHQSLDPNTCIAFIGGGNMAKAIISGLLKQGHNSANILVCAPSQTTRHNLIDKFNVRVHQDNTAAVAFADVIIVAVKPFVVPVVCEQLSEVMQHDNRKLVISIAVGIKHATVCQKLNHSPKVICAMPNLPAAIGEGLTGLFAGPNTHDNDIALAESLMRAVGETVWLQDESQMSTIVAAAGSSPAYLFLFLEAMEKAAIKQGLPKETAIKAVLHSAMGAISMAINSQHNLTNLRHQVTSPKGTTEQAILAFQDGELDELVASAMACAATRAKELSIG; encoded by the coding sequence ATCTCTCAACATCAATCATTAGATCCTAATACTTGTATCGCCTTTATCGGTGGCGGCAACATGGCAAAAGCCATTATCAGCGGCCTACTGAAACAAGGTCATAATAGTGCCAATATTTTAGTGTGCGCCCCCAGCCAAACAACCCGACACAACTTAATCGATAAATTCAATGTTAGGGTGCATCAAGATAATACTGCCGCAGTAGCATTTGCCGATGTCATCATTGTTGCCGTTAAGCCTTTTGTAGTACCTGTGGTGTGTGAGCAATTGAGTGAGGTTATGCAACACGATAACCGTAAATTAGTCATCTCGATTGCGGTGGGAATAAAACATGCCACGGTCTGCCAAAAACTAAATCATTCACCCAAAGTCATTTGTGCCATGCCAAACTTGCCGGCCGCCATTGGTGAAGGATTAACAGGTTTATTCGCAGGTCCTAACACCCACGATAATGACATTGCACTCGCAGAAAGTCTGATGCGTGCCGTTGGTGAAACCGTATGGCTACAAGATGAAAGTCAAATGTCTACCATAGTGGCCGCAGCAGGCAGCTCTCCAGCGTATTTATTCTTATTTTTAGAAGCGATGGAAAAAGCCGCCATTAAACAAGGGCTCCCAAAAGAAACCGCCATTAAAGCCGTGCTTCACAGTGCAATGGGAGCGATATCTATGGCGATTAATAGTCAGCATAATTTGACTAACCTTCGCCACCAAGTGACCTCTCCTAAAGGGACAACAGAACAAGCCATATTGGCATTTCAAGATGGTGAGCTTGATGAACTCGTTGCCAGCGCAATGGCATGCGCGGCAACAAGAGCTAAAGAACTGTCTATCGGCTAG
- a CDS encoding VF530 family protein: MIELQQNNPLHGLKSETMISELVAFYDWKILYAAMHLECFNTNPNTAACVSFLKKTEWARERVENFYLYRFKRMPKGNSAQFELKPRERGFADGIKPRKPQPLTVELVAEMKAKATADYDQMKHNQSRSYASSSSSSNSYSSSSRSNDSDAVTQRSNNKKPQPTFDPNNPWNK, translated from the coding sequence ATGATAGAACTACAGCAAAATAATCCACTCCACGGTTTAAAATCAGAAACGATGATCTCTGAATTAGTGGCATTTTATGATTGGAAAATTTTATACGCCGCGATGCATTTAGAATGTTTTAATACCAATCCGAACACGGCCGCGTGTGTTTCGTTTCTTAAGAAGACTGAGTGGGCGAGGGAACGTGTTGAAAACTTTTATCTATACCGTTTCAAGCGTATGCCAAAAGGCAACTCAGCCCAGTTTGAGTTAAAACCCCGTGAACGCGGTTTTGCCGACGGTATAAAACCGCGTAAACCTCAGCCGCTAACGGTTGAGTTAGTCGCCGAGATGAAAGCCAAAGCCACCGCTGATTATGACCAGATGAAACATAATCAAAGTCGTTCATATGCTTCTTCGTCATCATCTTCAAATTCATATTCTTCGTCGAGTCGTTCAAATGACAGTGATGCAGTGACACAGCGCAGTAATAACAAAAAGCCGCAGCCTACATTTGATCCCAACAATCCGTGGAATAAATAA
- the acuI gene encoding acrylyl-CoA reductase (NADPH), whose product MFNGMLIEKDDQGYRTTVKSIDESVLPEGDVTVKVLYSTLNYKDALAITGKAPVVRTFPMVPGIDLVGIVEHSDSAKFATGDTVLLNGFGVGENHCGGLATKARLKSEWLIPLPSAFSPQQAMAIGTAGYTAMLCVMALEKNGLTPDKGEVLVTGANGGVGSFAIAILAKLGYHVVASTGRVDESDYLKKLGAKDIIDRATLSEAGRPLAKERWAGAVDSVGSHTLANVCASMKYGGTVAACGLAQGMDFPASVAPFILRCVTLAGVDSVMRPLADRIEAWQRLGEILDPAVFDDIVHEISLTEAIDVASDLLAGKVRGRVVVDVNR is encoded by the coding sequence ATGTTTAATGGCATGTTAATTGAGAAAGATGATCAAGGTTACCGCACCACAGTGAAAAGCATTGATGAAAGTGTGCTACCTGAAGGTGATGTTACGGTAAAAGTGCTTTATAGCACGCTTAATTACAAAGACGCCCTCGCCATTACCGGTAAAGCGCCCGTGGTGAGAACCTTTCCTATGGTGCCCGGCATAGATTTAGTGGGCATAGTAGAACACAGCGATAGCGCTAAGTTTGCCACTGGCGATACGGTATTATTGAATGGTTTTGGCGTAGGTGAAAATCATTGCGGGGGCTTGGCAACTAAAGCGCGTTTAAAAAGTGAATGGCTTATTCCATTGCCAAGTGCGTTTTCACCGCAACAAGCTATGGCGATTGGCACCGCAGGCTATACTGCGATGTTATGTGTAATGGCACTTGAGAAAAATGGCCTAACCCCAGATAAAGGTGAAGTGCTAGTAACAGGCGCTAATGGCGGTGTTGGCAGTTTTGCTATCGCTATTTTAGCTAAGCTCGGGTATCACGTAGTGGCTTCTACTGGCCGTGTTGATGAAAGCGACTACTTGAAAAAGCTAGGGGCTAAAGACATTATTGATCGCGCGACCTTATCTGAAGCGGGTCGTCCATTGGCCAAAGAGCGTTGGGCTGGTGCGGTTGATTCTGTTGGCAGTCATACATTAGCCAATGTGTGTGCCAGTATGAAATATGGCGGGACGGTGGCAGCATGTGGTTTGGCACAGGGTATGGATTTTCCTGCTAGCGTAGCACCTTTTATTTTACGTTGCGTGACGTTAGCGGGTGTCGACAGTGTAATGCGACCTTTAGCCGATCGTATTGAGGCATGGCAACGTCTGGGCGAGATCCTTGACCCTGCCGTTTTCGATGACATTGTTCACGAAATCAGCTTGACTGAAGCGATTGATGTGGCAAGTGACTTATTGGCAGGTAAGGTTCGCGGTCGTGTGGTTGTAGATGTAAATCGTTAA
- a CDS encoding GGDEF domain-containing protein codes for MIRFWYKQFPQYPPDHSDYWRIRLIEHSLLITTSYFLILTLINLFYFEGYQYALLDGFGLLTSLGIYSRFRKTGHVKITSWAVTIMVASLIMLFVISTKGHSHSLFWATLIPPFSFFLIGRKWGTFISCLTFSVCALLVYLQTQNPQPVTFGTGSLFNVIEVCIAQILLLRYYEKTRFSAYKKLALRNIEIQKMAETDKLTGLYNREKLDVVLDKLLTIPAANTDTVHPPRSAEGKTPLSPVAHSSVIDNVTYSNTIPPLLKPSSSLQYPISVAIIDIDHFKRINDNHGHLVGDHVLYELAQLLQSQMRNDDLLVRWGGEEFVVVLPNTTSTDAIELTERLRRYIATQNIQGMALTISVGVAQYTIKDSAYSLLGRADKALYLAKAQGRNRVAVA; via the coding sequence ATGATTAGATTTTGGTACAAACAATTCCCTCAATATCCGCCTGATCATTCCGATTACTGGCGCATTCGCTTAATCGAGCATTCATTACTCATTACCACGAGTTACTTTCTCATTCTTACCCTGATCAACCTGTTCTATTTTGAAGGTTATCAATATGCCTTACTCGATGGTTTCGGTTTATTAACCTCATTGGGTATTTACTCCCGCTTTCGCAAAACGGGACATGTTAAAATAACATCATGGGCTGTCACCATCATGGTAGCCAGTTTAATCATGCTGTTTGTGATCTCGACTAAGGGTCACTCCCACTCATTATTTTGGGCAACGCTCATTCCACCTTTTTCGTTTTTTCTTATTGGTCGAAAATGGGGAACGTTTATTTCATGCCTCACATTTAGCGTATGTGCCTTATTAGTTTACCTGCAAACTCAAAACCCTCAGCCAGTGACCTTTGGAACAGGATCTTTATTTAACGTTATTGAGGTGTGTATTGCGCAAATTTTATTATTGCGATATTACGAAAAAACCCGTTTTTCAGCCTATAAAAAGCTCGCGCTACGCAATATAGAAATCCAAAAAATGGCTGAAACAGATAAACTCACCGGACTTTATAACCGTGAAAAGCTCGATGTAGTACTCGATAAACTGCTTACCATCCCTGCCGCAAATACCGACACAGTACATCCACCGCGGAGCGCAGAGGGTAAAACACCGTTGTCACCTGTAGCACACTCATCCGTTATCGATAACGTCACATATAGCAATACCATTCCCCCATTACTCAAGCCGTCATCGTCTCTTCAATACCCTATCTCGGTTGCCATTATCGATATAGATCATTTTAAGCGAATTAATGACAATCACGGTCATCTTGTGGGTGACCACGTATTGTATGAACTCGCACAATTACTACAAAGCCAAATGCGTAATGACGACCTATTAGTCCGTTGGGGTGGTGAAGAGTTTGTGGTGGTATTACCTAACACAACATCGACCGATGCCATCGAATTAACCGAAAGGTTACGCCGCTATATTGCTACACAGAACATTCAAGGTATGGCGCTTACTATCAGTGTAGGTGTAGCCCAATATACTATTAAAGACAGTGCCTACAGCCTGTTGGGTCGTGCAGACAAAGCCTTATATCTGGCAAAAGCACAAGGACGAAACCGCGTTGCAGTCGCCTAA
- the acuR gene encoding acrylate utilization transcriptional regulator AcuR — protein sequence MNNLSLDSMSSPHTSTTEKPRRGRPPKISRDNPDTRAELIRSGLEQLTEQGFASSGIEPILKKVGVPKGSFYHYFASKEAFGQVVLQNYADYFLRKLEIHLLDESYLPLTRIRHFVADAKAGMIRYEFKRGCLVGNLGQEVGVLPDSFRPQIIEIFVSWQDCLARCLKDAQLHGELAESANCQLLAENFWVGWEGAVSRAKLVQQATPLDNYCDLFMAALPK from the coding sequence ATGAATAATTTAAGCTTAGATTCAATGTCGAGTCCACACACAAGTACAACCGAGAAACCTCGTCGTGGCCGGCCACCTAAAATATCCCGCGATAATCCTGATACGCGGGCAGAGCTTATCCGAAGTGGCCTTGAGCAATTAACAGAGCAAGGTTTTGCTTCATCGGGTATTGAACCTATTTTGAAAAAGGTGGGCGTACCAAAAGGCTCTTTCTATCATTACTTTGCCAGTAAAGAGGCTTTTGGACAGGTGGTATTGCAAAATTATGCCGACTATTTTTTACGTAAACTTGAAATTCACCTTTTAGATGAATCTTATTTACCCCTAACACGGATCCGTCATTTTGTAGCAGATGCTAAAGCAGGAATGATCCGTTATGAATTTAAGCGTGGCTGTTTGGTGGGGAACTTAGGTCAAGAAGTGGGTGTATTACCCGACAGTTTTAGACCGCAAATTATTGAGATATTCGTTAGCTGGCAAGACTGTCTAGCCCGTTGTCTTAAGGATGCACAACTACATGGCGAGCTTGCAGAAAGTGCAAATTGCCAGCTTTTAGCCGAAAATTTTTGGGTAGGTTGGGAGGGCGCCGTAAGTCGAGCAAAGTTGGTGCAGCAGGCCACACCGCTAGATAATTACTGCGACCTTTTCATGGCCGCATTACCTAAATAA
- the proB gene encoding glutamate 5-kinase, producing the protein MSTSHWKRIVVKVGSALIAPNQQGCSSRYLLGIAQFIATCRAQGCQVVLVSSGSVAAGRHLFSDLAEPTVSLKKAMAAAGQADMMATWDKLFDFPSAQLLLTHGDLRDRDRYISIKNTIATLLEHGLLPIINENDAATTAKLRVGDNDNLSAMVAAAADADALIICSDVKGLYTKNPNLHDDATLIKQVSEINADIYAMAGGATSSVGTGGMFTKIEAAEKAISHGIETMIVDGFDADTFNQLLKGQNPGTLFEPYDVPMKDLLHWMTHTSQILGELIVENDFSADLQKHDTQLTSDDVVAVRGNFSVGDTVLVRKGDGTKLAKAKSNYSSCLLHFIADKEDREFANNAQQKTGPLISDKNIAILEQI; encoded by the coding sequence ATGTCAACTTCCCATTGGAAACGGATTGTCGTTAAAGTGGGAAGCGCGTTAATTGCACCTAACCAACAAGGCTGTAGCAGTCGATATTTATTAGGTATAGCTCAGTTTATCGCCACCTGTCGTGCTCAAGGATGCCAAGTTGTGTTGGTGTCTTCAGGCTCCGTTGCTGCGGGGAGACATCTATTCTCTGATCTTGCAGAACCAACTGTGTCGCTCAAAAAAGCGATGGCAGCAGCAGGCCAGGCCGATATGATGGCAACTTGGGATAAGTTGTTCGATTTCCCTTCGGCGCAGCTATTACTCACCCACGGTGATTTACGCGATCGTGATCGTTATATCAGTATTAAAAATACCATTGCCACCCTGTTAGAGCATGGACTACTACCCATTATCAACGAAAATGATGCTGCTACCACAGCTAAGTTACGCGTTGGAGACAATGACAATTTATCCGCTATGGTCGCAGCCGCAGCGGATGCCGACGCGTTAATTATCTGCTCAGACGTAAAAGGGCTTTATACCAAAAACCCTAATTTACATGATGATGCCACGCTAATTAAGCAAGTCAGTGAAATCAATGCCGACATCTACGCGATGGCAGGTGGTGCCACCAGCAGTGTGGGTACTGGCGGTATGTTTACCAAAATTGAGGCTGCAGAGAAAGCCATTTCACACGGCATTGAAACTATGATTGTGGATGGCTTTGATGCAGACACATTTAATCAGCTTCTTAAAGGTCAAAACCCGGGCACTTTATTTGAGCCATATGATGTACCAATGAAAGATCTGTTACATTGGATGACGCATACATCTCAAATTTTAGGTGAATTAATTGTCGAAAATGACTTTAGCGCCGACCTTCAAAAACATGATACCCAACTGACCAGTGACGATGTAGTGGCCGTAAGAGGCAACTTTTCCGTCGGCGATACCGTTTTAGTGCGCAAAGGCGATGGCACTAAATTGGCAAAAGCCAAATCAAACTATAGTAGTTGTTTATTACATTTTATTGCAGATAAAGAAGATCGTGAGTTTGCCAACAATGCCCAGCAAAAGACAGGCCCACTGATCTCTGACAAAAACATCGCCATATTGGAGCAAATATGA
- the putP gene encoding sodium/proline symporter PutP → MHYLTYVSLAIYFLVMLSIGLFAYKKSTSDVSGYILGGRKVSPQVTALSAGASDMSGWMLMGLPGAMFLVGFETIYIAIGLLAGALINYLIVAPKLRVYTEVAGDSLTIPEFFAKRFHAPNSHVRIIAAIIIVIFFTLYTSAGLVAGGKLFVSAFDLNYELGLVVTLGVVVSYTLLGGFLAVSMTDFVQGCIMFVALILVPVVAYQEFSSADKMMGFAYESIPHFSDAMQNVTMLGLISSLSWGLGYFGQPHIIVRFMAIRSVSDIKAARRIGMSWMTVTIIGALATGLVGIAYANKFDMKIADPETIFIVFSELLFHPLISGFLLAAILAAIMSTISSQLLVSSSSLTEDIYRVISKKESTEKEMVKMGRYGVAGVGIVASLLALDRSNSILSIVSNAWAGFGAAFGPLVLCCLYKKNLTHKAAVAGILSGAITVLFWIYAPVLADGKALTTVMYEMIPGFIVSSVVIFITSALDADPCHKTVKTFHKANRVLAEEL, encoded by the coding sequence ATGCATTACCTAACCTATGTCTCATTAGCAATCTATTTTCTCGTAATGCTAAGCATTGGATTGTTTGCATATAAAAAATCAACCAGCGATGTATCGGGTTATATTTTGGGTGGCCGTAAAGTCAGCCCACAAGTTACCGCACTGTCAGCAGGTGCATCCGATATGAGTGGCTGGATGCTAATGGGCTTACCAGGTGCCATGTTCTTAGTCGGCTTCGAAACCATCTACATTGCGATAGGCCTATTAGCGGGGGCATTGATTAATTATTTAATCGTGGCACCTAAATTACGGGTTTATACCGAAGTTGCGGGTGACTCCCTAACGATCCCTGAATTTTTTGCTAAACGCTTCCACGCACCAAACAGTCATGTGCGGATTATCGCGGCGATTATCATTGTTATCTTCTTTACCTTATATACCTCGGCAGGACTCGTCGCTGGGGGGAAATTATTTGTCTCTGCATTTGATTTAAATTATGAACTCGGACTGGTGGTTACCCTAGGTGTGGTTGTATCTTATACCTTACTCGGTGGTTTTTTAGCCGTCAGCATGACTGACTTTGTTCAAGGCTGTATCATGTTTGTTGCCTTGATTCTGGTACCCGTTGTGGCATATCAAGAGTTTAGCAGTGCTGACAAAATGATGGGCTTTGCTTATGAGTCGATCCCGCATTTCTCTGATGCGATGCAAAATGTCACAATGCTCGGGTTAATTTCCAGTCTGTCTTGGGGCCTAGGTTATTTTGGTCAGCCACATATTATTGTGCGCTTTATGGCTATCCGCTCGGTTTCTGATATCAAAGCAGCACGCAGAATTGGTATGAGTTGGATGACAGTCACCATTATTGGTGCGCTGGCAACAGGTCTAGTGGGTATTGCCTACGCCAATAAATTTGACATGAAAATAGCCGATCCTGAAACTATCTTTATTGTCTTTTCTGAATTGTTGTTCCATCCGCTAATCAGTGGCTTCCTTTTAGCTGCCATTTTAGCTGCCATTATGAGCACGATTTCTTCACAGTTATTAGTGTCGTCAAGTTCTCTGACCGAAGACATTTATCGAGTTATTTCGAAAAAAGAGTCAACTGAGAAAGAAATGGTCAAAATGGGACGTTATGGTGTAGCAGGTGTCGGTATTGTAGCCAGCTTACTGGCGCTCGATCGCTCAAACAGTATCTTATCAATAGTCAGCAATGCATGGGCTGGATTTGGTGCGGCCTTTGGTCCACTGGTACTGTGTTGCCTATATAAAAAGAACCTGACCCATAAAGCGGCTGTCGCGGGTATTTTATCAGGTGCTATCACCGTCCTATTTTGGATATATGCTCCTGTACTTGCAGACGGAAAAGCATTAACTACCGTGATGTACGAAATGATCCCCGGCTTTATTGTCAGCAGTGTAGTGATTTTTATTACCAGTGCACTGGATGCCGACCCTTGCCATAAAACCGTTAAGACTTTTCATAAAGCCAATCGTGTTTTAGCTGAGGAACTGTAA
- a CDS encoding dicarboxylate/amino acid:cation symporter, which yields MFKSLRAYRSSIILLSALLLGGLLGGLVPELAIKLKPIGQIFLNLLFMIIVPLVAVSVMSSIAHMTDLKKLGAILVSIMAVSIVMAIIPSVGVVLLALAYDPAQGVTLDLANTVDAASGSMDFVSLLTTNDFVGLLSKSNILALIIMSVIGGVAIGQSGEDGVRVGRMLDSVNTVIMKVISILMHAAPIGLGAYFAATMASQDTELMGTFARAVGLFFVAMALYLTLGSTLYAWIGGGVQGVRRFWQHMLEPAVTALGTSSSLATLPVTIRSAAKMGLNEQIAEISLPLLVNLNKGGAAAITALKIVFIYSLLGLDFTTDVFMLTILISVLSAFVIGGVPGGAFLGEIFIVTTLGLPMEVIPILVVIGAITDAASTVINVVHDLTATQIIERINGKHYARLTPDNERLE from the coding sequence ATGTTCAAAAGCCTACGTGCTTATCGTTCGTCAATTATATTGCTCAGTGCTTTGTTGCTTGGTGGGCTATTGGGTGGGTTAGTGCCAGAACTGGCCATAAAGCTCAAACCGATAGGGCAAATATTTCTGAATCTTTTGTTTATGATTATTGTGCCTCTGGTCGCGGTGAGTGTAATGTCGTCCATTGCCCACATGACCGATTTAAAGAAATTAGGCGCCATACTGGTATCGATTATGGCGGTGTCGATTGTGATGGCGATCATCCCCTCTGTCGGTGTGGTGTTGCTGGCATTAGCTTACGATCCTGCACAAGGAGTAACACTCGATCTAGCTAATACTGTCGATGCGGCATCAGGTAGTATGGATTTTGTCAGCTTATTAACCACCAATGATTTTGTCGGGCTGTTATCTAAATCAAACATTTTAGCGCTGATTATTATGTCGGTTATTGGCGGTGTTGCGATTGGCCAATCTGGTGAAGATGGCGTGAGAGTCGGGCGCATGCTAGACAGTGTCAATACCGTGATTATGAAAGTCATTTCGATATTAATGCATGCCGCGCCTATTGGTCTTGGGGCATATTTTGCCGCGACGATGGCCAGTCAAGACACTGAACTGATGGGCACATTTGCTCGAGCTGTCGGACTATTTTTTGTGGCAATGGCGCTTTACCTTACACTAGGATCGACGTTATATGCGTGGATTGGTGGTGGTGTGCAAGGCGTGAGACGATTCTGGCAACATATGCTTGAACCAGCCGTGACCGCATTAGGTACCAGTTCATCGTTAGCAACCTTACCCGTTACCATTCGCAGTGCCGCTAAGATGGGGTTGAACGAACAAATTGCAGAGATTAGCTTGCCATTATTAGTCAATCTTAATAAGGGCGGCGCAGCTGCGATTACGGCATTAAAAATCGTGTTTATTTATTCTTTATTAGGACTCGATTTCACTACCGATGTGTTTATGTTGACGATTTTGATTTCAGTATTATCAGCGTTTGTCATTGGTGGGGTGCCAGGCGGGGCATTTCTAGGTGAAATATTTATTGTCACGACCTTAGGATTACCCATGGAGGTTATTCCTATTTTAGTGGTGATTGGGGCCATTACAGATGCGGCTTCAACGGTGATTAATGTGGTGCATGACTTAACTGCAACCCAAATTATTGAGCGCATCAATGGTAAACATTATGCTCGCTTGACACCTGACAACGAACGCCTTGAGTAG
- a CDS encoding NUDIX hydrolase, which produces MRHLTTRYHIDTPEDFITANQQTMLTRLATRAIVVRENQILMLYTQRYHDYSLPGGGVDAGEDIEQGLIRELQEETGAQDIRNINAFGLYEEYRPWLRDGHTSVNMLSYCFTCDIDNQLAETQFEAHEINNGMMPVWIDIDEAIEHNLETIANSSKKGLSIERETFLLKLIKQELLSQY; this is translated from the coding sequence ATGCGCCATTTAACCACTCGTTATCATATCGACACCCCTGAAGACTTTATTACGGCGAATCAACAAACGATGCTAACGCGGCTTGCTACTCGTGCCATTGTGGTGCGTGAAAACCAGATACTGATGTTATATACACAACGTTATCATGACTATTCATTGCCTGGTGGTGGGGTTGATGCGGGTGAGGATATAGAGCAAGGGCTTATTCGCGAGTTACAAGAAGAAACGGGCGCCCAAGACATTCGCAATATTAATGCGTTTGGTTTGTATGAAGAATATCGTCCCTGGCTGCGAGATGGCCATACGTCGGTTAATATGCTGTCTTATTGCTTCACTTGTGATATCGACAATCAACTGGCTGAGACCCAATTTGAAGCTCACGAAATTAATAACGGCATGATGCCAGTATGGATTGATATTGATGAAGCGATTGAGCACAACCTTGAGACTATCGCCAACAGTAGCAAAAAAGGCTTATCGATTGAACGAGAAACCTTTCTGCTGAAACTGATTAAACAAGAGTTACTGAGCCAGTATTAA
- a CDS encoding glutamate-5-semialdehyde dehydrogenase: MSLIKDLSQAAANAAQTLALLDEQVKNTILLDMARALRAHSDDIIKANLLDLDHAAKAELGAAMIDRLTLTSERIESMAAGIETVASLPDPVGRVREICQRPNGLNIQKMRVPLGVVCMIYEARPNVTADAGALCFKSGNAVILRGGKEALHSSKIIASILQNVLQANQLPPALITVIPDPDRALMLELMQQRDFIDVIIPRGGEGLINFVTDNSKIPVIQHFKGVCHLYVDKDADLDIAMSLLLNGKTQRTGVCNALEGLLVHQDVAATFLPKVAAELAAHKVRINVSKNAQQYFEHANVISDDDFGQEYLDLEIAIRQVTDFDHAINHIRRFGSHHTEVICTQNDSTATRFQRTVDASVVMVNASSRFSDGSELGLGAEIGIATSKLHAYGPMGLESLTTEKYLVSGEGQVRA, from the coding sequence ATGAGTTTAATTAAAGACTTATCACAAGCCGCAGCTAATGCTGCACAAACTCTAGCCCTATTAGATGAGCAAGTTAAAAATACCATTTTACTTGATATGGCCCGAGCACTTAGAGCTCACAGCGACGATATCATCAAAGCTAATTTATTGGATCTTGACCATGCCGCAAAAGCTGAATTAGGCGCGGCAATGATAGACAGACTAACTCTGACATCAGAGCGCATTGAATCAATGGCTGCGGGCATCGAAACGGTAGCGTCGTTACCCGATCCGGTTGGCAGAGTACGTGAAATATGTCAGCGACCAAATGGGCTTAATATTCAAAAAATGCGCGTACCTTTAGGGGTCGTTTGCATGATTTATGAAGCACGCCCAAATGTCACCGCTGATGCAGGCGCGTTATGTTTTAAATCGGGTAATGCCGTGATACTGCGTGGCGGTAAAGAAGCATTACATTCAAGTAAAATCATTGCTTCGATTTTACAGAATGTGTTGCAAGCAAATCAGTTACCACCGGCGCTTATTACCGTGATACCCGATCCGGATCGTGCCTTAATGCTGGAACTAATGCAGCAGCGTGACTTTATTGATGTCATTATTCCACGTGGTGGAGAAGGCTTAATCAACTTTGTTACTGATAACAGTAAAATCCCTGTTATTCAGCACTTTAAAGGCGTTTGTCATCTGTATGTTGATAAAGATGCCGATCTCGATATTGCGATGTCTTTATTGCTCAACGGCAAAACTCAACGCACGGGTGTATGTAATGCCCTAGAGGGATTATTGGTACATCAAGACGTAGCCGCAACCTTTTTACCGAAAGTGGCAGCCGAGCTTGCCGCACATAAGGTGCGAATTAATGTCAGTAAAAATGCCCAACAATACTTTGAGCATGCCAACGTCATTAGTGATGATGATTTTGGCCAAGAATATTTAGATTTAGAAATTGCGATTCGACAAGTGACTGATTTTGATCATGCTATCAATCATATCCGCCGCTTTGGTAGCCATCATACTGAAGTGATTTGTACCCAAAATGACTCAACGGCTACGCGTTTTCAACGCACTGTGGATGCTTCGGTCGTCATGGTCAATGCGTCATCACGTTTTTCTGATGGTAGCGAACTCGGTCTAGGTGCTGAAATTGGTATTGCGACGAGCAAATTGCATGCCTACGGCCCAATGGGTCTTGAGTCACTCACCACTGAGAAATACTTAGTCAGCGGTGAAGGTCAAGTCCGCGCATAA